The Methanosarcina acetivorans C2A genome includes the window CCTGAAAATGGCTGAAACAAATAATTTTCTCCCCCTCATGCTTGACCTTTCAGGTAGGAAAATCGTGATTTTTGGGGGTGGCTCCGTTGGGGAGCGCAAGGCTGAGCTTTTCTGCGGCTGCGCGGATACCGTTGTCGTCAGCCTTGACTTCTCCGAAAAGCTGCAGGAACTCGGGGCATCAGGGCAGGTTCGGCTGCTCAGGCTTGACCTTGCAGCAGCGACGGACTCCGAGCTAGGGGAAATCATTTCAGGGGCTTTTCTCGTTATTCCTGCAACCAGCAGTTCCGAACTTAATCGGAAAATCACTGATATTGCAGGGGAAAGCGATATTTTGATTAATCAGGTGGATGCTTTAGGTAGTGTCGTAATCCCCTCTGTCATCAAAAGAGGAGACCTTGTGATAGGGATTTCCACCCTCGGGCACAGTCCTGCGGTCTCGAAATACACCCGCAGGCAGATAGAAGGGGTGATAACTCCTGCATATTCCGATATGATCCGGCTTCAGGACGAACTGAGGACTTATCTCAAACTGCACGTAAAGGAGCAGAGGAAAAGGAAAGCGCTTCTCTGGAAGGTCCTGGAAAGCGAGGGTGTCTGGAACGGCTTTTCCGAATCTTATGAAAAGGCTGCAGAAAATGCGTATGCAATAATCTCGGATAAGCTCGAATAATTTCAAATAATATCGAACAATCAATCTTTAAATGGAAACCCTTTAGTAAAAAAATGGCTGAAGATTTCCGGACAAGTTTAATTTACAACTCCCTATATTATTCATTCTATTTCCTGTATTCATTCTATCCGGAGGCTCTCTGTGACAGAAATCTCAAGTATGGTTATATCCCATAAAAAAGCAAAGATTGAGGAAATGGAGTCCGCCTGGCACGGAGATCTGGACGGGCTGCTCAATAACCTGTACCACCATGAATATGTATACGAGTGCGTCGTCTTAAAAACCTGCAACCGTGTTGAAATCTACGTTGTTTCCCCCAAAAGCAGCAGTGTACTTTTCTCTTTTGCAAAAGAAATGGGAGCTTCCACCCATATCATCGACTTTTACGGGCATGACGAGTCCCTTGAACACCTGCTCAGGCTTGCAGGGGGGCTTGAGTCCATGATTGTAGGAGAAGACCAGATTCTCGGGCAGATAAAGGATCTCTACGCTTATTCAAAGAAAGCCGGAACCACGGGCAAAATCCTTGATACGGCTTTTGAAAAAGCTATCCAGGTAGGTAAGCGAATCCGGAACGAAACCCGGATCAATAAAGGTTCGGTCTCCATAGGTTCTGCGGCTGTGGATCTTGCCGAAGATATCTTCGGGGGGCTCACGGGAAAATCCGTGCTCGTAATCGGAGCCGGAGAAATAGGAGTCCTGGTCGCAAAGGCTCTTGCCGAAAAGGACATCGAGGCTATTTACATTGCAAACCGCACTTTTAAGAAAGCTGAAGAAATCGCCTACGAGCTCGGAGGGTATGCGGTCAGGCTTGATGATATAAGAGGGCATCTCCCGGACGCAGATGTCGTGATCAGCGGTACCGGAGCTCCTCATTATATTCTTACTCGGGAGATGATTGAAGAAGCCCTGGATGGCAGAGAAAGAAAACTTCTTCTTATCGATATCGCAAATCCCCGGGATATTGAGGAATCCGTCGCAGAGCTTGAAAATGTTGAGCTCTGCAATATTGATAACCTGAGGGTCATAAGTGAAAGGACCCTGAAGATGCGAAAAGAAGAAGCAAAAAAGGCTGAGGCCATTATCCAGGAAGAAATCCGGCTTTTGAATATCCAGTACAAACGCCAGAAAGCCGACCGTTTGATTTCCGAGCTTTACAGGCAGGTCTACGATGTCCGGGTTAGGGAGAGGGAAAAAGCCGTCAACCGGCTCAGCGCCTATCATACTATCGGGGAGATCGAAACCGAGGTGCTTGACGATCTCACTCATTCGATCGTTAACAAGATCCTGGCCGAGCCTACCAAAGTCCTCCGCCAGGCTGCAGAACTCGGAAATGAGGAGTTCCTTGATGTGGTTTCAAGGGTCTTCTGTCTTGAAAAGGATAAGGCAAAACTTGAAAAAATAAACCAGGCAAAGTTTGAACAGATAGAACCCGGCTGTGCAAAAGAACAGGCTGCAGTTAAAGAACAGACAGCGGTTAAAGAGCAGGCCGTGGTTAAAGAACAGGCAGCTGTTAAGGATTAAATCCACAATGTGCTGGAAAGCCGATACAAATTACCCGTATGTAGAAATAATTCCGAAAGAATCATTCAGATAAAATCAACTTCTCGGGAATTAATTTCCGGATTAAAGCAATTTGCAGTAAAAAATTCATATTTCAGGAGTGATCACATGTTTCCAGATGTCAGGTTGAGAAGGTTGAGAAAGGGAAAAATCAGGGATCTTATCCGTGAAACGACACTGTCGGTTAACGACCTGGTCATGCCTATTTTTGTGAACGAGAATATCGATTCCCCGGTTGAAATCTCTTCCATGCCCGGGATATACAATTTTCCCCTCTCCGAGGTTGCAAAAGAGGCAAAAGAGACTGCGGACCTCGGGATCCCGGCAGTGATCCTTTTCGGAGTTCCTGCCTTCAAGGACGCTGAAGGGAGCTCTTCCTGCGGGGAAACCGATATTGTCCAGGAAGCTGTAAGGAGGATCAAAGCCGAACTTGGAGACCGACTTGTGGTGATCACGGATATCTGTATGTGTGAGTACACAAGCCACGGGCACTGCGGGATAATAGACTTTGAAACCAAGGAAATCCTCAACGACCCGACGCTCGAAGTCCTCGGGAAGATTGCTGTCAGTCATGCAAGAGCCGGGGCTGATATGGTAGCTCCTTCGGGAATGATGGACGGAATGGTAGACGCAATCCGACAGGCACTTGATTTCAGTGGGTTTGAGAATGTTCCCATAATGTCCTATGCCGCAAAATACCATTCCTGTTTCTACGGTCCTTTCAGGGAAGCTGCCGAATCCGGCTATTCTTTCGGAGACCGTTCGACCTACCAGATGGATCCTGCAAACAGTGACGAAGCGCTCAGGGAGGTAACTCTTGACGTGGCGGAAGGTGCAGATATCCTGATGGTAAAGCCTGCTCTCCCCTATCTGGATATTGTCTACAGAGTCAAGACCGAGTTCGACATGCCAACAGCCGCATATAACGTAAGCGGAGAGTATTCCATGATCAAGGCAGCCGCAGCTAACGGGTGGCTTGACGAGAAAAAAGCCATTTACGAGTCTCTTATCTCGATCAAGAGGGCAGGGGCGGATTTCATTATCACTTACTTTGCAAAAGATGCTGCCCGGATGCTGAAGTAAGAACTCCTTTTCAGGTATTCCCTTCTTCTGGAGCTTAGACCAGGGCTTCCTTCCCGGCTCCTTTTTGCATTTTATTTTTGAGCCTGCCTGTTAATTGCCTGTTAATTTTACCTGTATACTGTTCTTAAGGAGTGCTTCCATCGATAGCTGCTTAATAGGTGAAGGCTCTGTTGTTATAAAGATAAGTAGGGCATAGATAAAGATGGCTGGAACATAGATAAAGATGGCTGGGGCATAGATAAATATGGCTGGAGCATAGATAAAGATAAGTGGAAATGATAAGTGGAGTACAGGATGAGCATAACTTGATCCAGAAGCTTATTCAAAAATGAAAATTTGCTTTATTTTAATTTGCTCTGGTTTGCTTTAATTTGCTCAAGTGAGTCGGTTAACTCAATTGATTAAGTTAAGGTTTTAAATTAATCTGATAAATTCTTCAGGTGTTTTATCCCGAAATTATTTCGCGCTAAATATGTCGGTTGTAATCCCTTATCTTTTGTGAAACTTAATGGAAAAAAGATACGTTGGATCATTGCTCAAAAATCGAAAGGTGAATCTACCTCGACGATAGCTGAGATCCAGGGGATCTCAGCCCGTCGAGTTCAGCAGATCTACAAAGAATACGTTGAAACTGGTCAGCTTCCTCAAGTTGGCATTAATCTTGGAAGACCAAAGAACCCCTTATCCTCCTCTGATCAGGAATTGATTGACCAAACTTACTCTGATTATAAGTTTGGAGCCTGTTACCTTGAGATTCTCATCGAAGGCAAATATAATCGTAAGATATCTCATAACAGAATCCATAACTACCTACTTAGCATGGACCTTGCCAAGGAAAACCGAAAAAAGAAACAGAGAAGAAAATGGTGTAGATACGAACGCGAACACAGCATGTCTGCTGCACACATCGATTGGCATGAGAATCCCCTGTTAGGACTGCAAGTCTGTGCCATTCTTGATGATTCATCAAGAATGATAATTGCAGGTGGAGAGTACGTTCATTGCAACACGGAGAACACCATTAAAGTGATTGATGAACTTGTCAAAGAGTACTGGGACATATACCCTTTAAGAGAGCTCATTATGGATCATGGAAGTGAATTCGGGGCTCACAGGATTAATAAGGATGGTTCATGGGATAGTGACTTTAAAAGATGCATTGAAGAACTTGGAATCAAACCAATACTTGCAAGGGTAAGACATCCTCAGACAAACGGAAAAATAGAGAAATGGTTCGATACATATCAAAGGTTTAGAGGAGAGTTTGAATCATTTGAAGAATTCGTACAGTGGTATAACAAGAGGCCACATGGAGCTTTGAAACTTGAACAGTTAGAATCGCCACAGGAAGCATTCTGGAATAGATTACCAGTTGAGGCAAAGTTCAGAATAGGAGTGAGATTGTTTGGGTGGTGAAAACATGGACAAGAGGAAAAAAGTTTCAAAGCGAAATTATTTCAGGACAAAACAGATAAATTCTTCAGGTATTAGCCCTAGCTGCCTGATTATTGACGAGCTCATCCCAAAACTCAAAATTTGCTTCTTGAGCTTGTATTTCGAGTAATCAATCAAGCTCATGATCCTGAAAACAATCCTGAAAACAATCCTGAAAACAATCCTGAAAACAATCCTGAAAACAATCCTGAAAATTCCCAAAGATTAAGAATAAAGGTGACTTTTGGGATAGCCTCAATAAGAACAGGCATTAAATGGTTTGAAGCGAAATGGAACATTACAAGAAATGCTATTAATCAATTTATAAGAAGGTCAATCTATATCTTAACCTGAAAATTAAGAAAATTAAAAAGGTGCCTGCAAAGAAGGTAACTGCGTAATCCCTAATTATTATATTTGCAATGCTCTCATTTATATATAAATATCAAAGGCGAGACTGTAAGTCCTAGTTATTATATTAGCAATGCTAAGCAATTCGGAGGATACAGTCAGCAAGCTGACTCAGTCTATCTTAGATATGGAGTCATTTCTTGACACCATAACAAAAGACTCCATGGTCTTCAATATTTTTTGAGTATATCTTAATTTGTAAAAATGGAGTTCGGAAATAAGGAGATTTGGAACTACGGCTCTATCAATAACTGCTTAATAGAGGAAAGGTCTGTATAAGGATAAGTAACTAATACAGAAAAGAACACTAGCTTAATCCAGAGGCTCGTTATAATTTAGAATTTTCGATGCCTCTTCACTTTGATTTACATACTCAATTCAATTTATTTACACCCCCTTTATCAAACATTTAAGTCTATCCGGTGAGATTTCATGGTATCTGAGGTAACACTTGATAAGTCCCGACAGATGTATGAGAAAGCAAAGACCCTAATTCCGGGCGGGGTTAGCAGTCCGGTGCGCGCAATCAAACCCTATCCTTTCTATACAGCGTCAGCTGACGGTTCGAAGATAAGGGACCTTGACGGAAATGAGTACATTGACTACTGCCTTGCCTACGGGCCTGCTGTCCTCGGACACAACCACCCGGTGATAAAGGCAGCAATCAAAGAGCAGCTTGATAAGGGCTGGCTCTACGGGACTCCTACCGAGCTTGAGGTGACCCTCGCAGAAAAGGTCGCAGGCTATTATCCCAGTATTGATATGCTCCGTTTTGTTTCTACAGGGACGGAAGCCACCATGAGTGCGCTGCGCCTTGCTCGCGGCTTTACCCGCAAAAACAAATTTATCAAGATTGAAGGCGGGTTTCATGGCGCCCATGATGCGGTGCTCGTAAAGGCAGGTTCTGGGGCCACAACCCTTGGAGAGCCTGATTCCCTCGGCATCCCTGCCGATTTCACCAAATATACGCTGCAGGCTCCGTATAACGACATTGAAACAATGACCACGCTTGTGGAGAAGAACAGGGACGACCTTGCAGCAGTTATCATAGAGCCTGTGCTTGGGAATATAGGGCCTATCCTCCCGTTGCCTGGGTACCTGAAAGAACTCCGAAAACTCACAAAGGAGAATGATGTCCTGCTCATTTTCGATGAGGTCATTACCGGATTCAGGCTCGCAATGGGTGGGGCGCAGGAATACTTCGGAGTCGTGCCTGACATGACTACTCTAGGAAAGATTGTAGGTGGAGGCCTGCCCATCGGAGTCTTCGGAGGCCGCCGGGAAATTATGGAAATGATCGCTCCTTCCGGAGCTGTCTATCAGGCAGGGACCTTCAGCGGAAGCCCCTGTTCCGTGGCTGCGGGAATTGCCGTGCTTGATTACCTGAAAAAGGAAGATATTCACGCAAAGCTGAATTCAACCGGAGATTACATGCGCGCCGTGGTCTCGGAAATAGTTGAGGACGAAGGGCTTGACTATACGGTTTGCGGCATTGCCTCCATGTTCAAGATATTCTTCGGGGCCGAGCCCCATAATTACCAGGAAGCCCTGAAATGTGACAAGGAAGGCTACCTTTCCTTCTTCCACAGGATGCTTGCAAACGGGGTTTTCCTGCCTCCCTCCCAGTTTGAGACCAACTTCATATCTGCAGCTCACAGCGAGGAGGACATTGAAAAGACCCTTGAAGCTTATGTGGAAAATCTCTGAGGGCTTAGATCTGAGAACTCATGTCTCTCAGGATTTATCGTTGAAAACGTTTGAGGATTTTACATGATAATAGGTACCCGGGGCAGCCAGCTTGCGCTTGCCCAGACCGAAAATGTTGCACGCCTGCTTAAAGAGCGGGGCGTTGAAACCAGCATCAAGATCATAAAAACCAGCGGGGACCGGTTTACTGACCGCCCTCTGCATGCCGTATCCGGAGGAGTCGGGGCTTTTGTCCGGGAACTGGACGATGTCATGCTTGCAGGAGAAATCGATATTGCTGTCCATTCAATGAAGGACATGCCCACAATCCGCCCCGAAGGGCTCCCTACGGTTGCAGTTCTGAAGCGGGACACTCCTTTTGATATCCTGCTCACATACGACGGGACCACTCTTGACGAACTTCCCGAACAGGCCATTATAGGCACCAGTTCCCTGAGAAGGACTGCCCAGATCCGGCGGTATCGGCCTGACCTTATTACTCAGGAACTGCGGGGCAATATCGACACCAGGCTCAGGAAGCTCAAAGAAGGGCAGTATGATGGGATCCTGCTTGCAAAAGCCGGGCTTGAGCGCATGGGCTGGGAAATCGACGGAGAAATCCTTTCCCCGGATTTTTTCTGCCCTTCTCCTAACCAGGGCACGGTTGCAGTGGTTACGAGAGCAGATCCCGAGATTGAAGCTGCGGTTTCCGGGCTCGACCATACTGAGAGCCGGATTGTTACCGAAATCGAGCGCATCCTTATTTCCGAACTTGGAGGAGGCTGTACGACTCCGATCGGTTCTTACGCTGAACTTACCTCTGATAAGCAAGAAATCCATATCCGGGCTGAAGTCCTTTCCCTTGACGGCAAGGAAGATGTCCGGATTGACGAGTTTATTCCGATGCTTGGGGGGCTTGAGAAAGCCAGGGAACTCGGGCACAGGCTTGTGGAGATGGGCGGCAAGCGGCTTGCCGAAGAGGCGCTCCTTCAGATCTCCCGAAATGCGTGCGGTACGGAGAATTCGTTCGATTATTGATACAGAGCCTGCCTGCGGGCAGGAAATGGAGCTATCCAATGTATAATCTCACCGGACTTGAATTAAAAAATCCGACCATTCTTGCAGCCGGGGTGCTCGGGACAACCGGGGCTTCCCTCTGCAGGGTTGCGCGTGAAGGGGGGGCAGGCGCAGTTGTGACCAAATCCATAGGTCCGGCTCCCAAAACCGGCCACTCCAACCCCAGCATGATAAAGCTGGACTGTGGCTTTTTAAATGCAATGGGGCTTCCGAACCCTTCCTATCCAGGCTTCCTTCAGGAGCTTGAGTTTGCAAAAAATAACTCCGCGGTCCCGGTAATTGCAAGTATTTTCGGGGGGGCTCCTTCGGAATTTGCTGAGGTTGCCGAGGGGCTGCTTCCCGCAAAGCCTGACGCTTTAGAGCTGAATGTGAGCTGCCCCCACGCCGAAGGGTACGGGGCTGCAGTCGGTTCAAACCCCTGCCTGGTAGAGGCAGTGACAGCAGCGGTAAAGGACGTCGTCAACGTTCCTGTCTGGGTCAAGCTAACCCCCAATGTTGCAGACATTACCTGTATAGGGAATGCAGCCGAATCCGGGGGGGCGGATGCGGTTGTTGCGATCAATACCGTAAAAGGAATGGCTATTGATATCGAGTCCGGGTACCCGGTGCTTGGTAACCGTTCGGGAGGGCTTTCCGGAAAAGCTGTCAAGCCAGTAGCCGTCAAATGCGTTTACGATCTCTATACTGCCCTGGAAATTCCGGTAATCGGGGTGGGAGGAGTTTCGTCCTGGGAAGACGCTGTGGAGCTGATGATGGCAGGAGCTGCAGCTGTCCAGGTCGGGTCTGCGGTATATGACAGGGTGGATATCTTTTCTGAAATCGGGGCAGGAATAGAAGCCTTCCTCGAAAGAAAAGGCTATTCGGATATTCAGAAAATTATAGGGCTTTCCCACGAGATGGTCTGATGCTTCCTCTTAATGTTACAATAACACAGATAACTGAAGAATCCCCTCTGGTCAGGACTTTTTTCTTTGACCACAGGTTTGAGGATATGGATCCGGGCCAGTTTGTGATGGTCTGGGTCAGAGGCGTGGATGAGGTCCCCATGGGCCTTTCCAGAAATAATTCCATAACGGTCCAGAAGGTAGGCGAGGCGACTTCAAAGCTTTTTGAGTTAAAAGAAGGGGACTCTTTCGGACTCAGGGGGCCTTTCGGAAAGGGCTTTACCCTTCCCTCAAGAGGCGAAAAAGTCCTTCTTATAGCCGGCGGGGTCGGAGCTGCTCCTCTCTCACCTTATGCCGAGGCAGCCTCTGCCGCAGGTGCGGAAGTGCATACAATTCTTGGGGCGCGGAGTGCCGGAGACCTGCTTTTTGAATGGCGTTTCGAGGCTCTCGGAGATATCTATGCCTCTACAGATGACGGTTCAAAAGGCGTTAAAGGGTTTGTTACCGATGTCCTCAAAGGGCTTGATGTTGCAGCTTATGACCGAATTGCAGTCTGCGGTCCTGAAATAATGATGGCTTCGGTGTTCAGGCTCCTTGAAGAGAGGAAGGTTCTGGAAAAGGCAGAGTTCAGCCTCCACCGCTATTTTAAGTGTGGCATCGGCGTCTGCGGGGCGTGCTGCATAGACCTGTCAGGACTCCGGGTCTGCAAGGACGGGCCTGTGTTTTCCGGGATTCAGCTCCTTGGTTCGGAGCTCGGGAAATATTCACGGGACGCCAGCGGGCGAAGAATTAAAATTTAAGTTTCGATATATCCTTTTAAAAAATGAAAGAGAGCAGGTAAACAGCTCCGTGAAAACAGGACGAGGACGGTAAAACTATGATTGGAAGGTTCAGGTCAGGAGATAATGTTTTTTATGGAGAAATCGAAGATGGGCGGGTGTATCCCAATGGAGGGGTCTCGGCCGGGACATTCGAACTTTCGGAACTTCGGGTTCTACCTCCTTCTTTTCCCTCTAAAATCGTCTGTGTCGGCCTGAACTATAAGGACCACGCAGACGAGCTTTCCATGGAAGTCCCTGAAAATCCTATTCTCTTTTTAAAGCCCCCATCTGCGGTTATAGGGCATGGAGACAAGATCATTTACCCTGCATCCAGTTCTCAGGTGGATTACGAAGCTGAACTTGCAGTCGTGATCGGAAAGCGCTGCAAAAACATTTCCGCCGAAAAGGCTGAGGACGTGATCGCAGGCTATAGCTGTTTTAATGATGTGACTGCCCGTGATCTTCAGCAAAAGGACGGACAGTGGACAAGGGCAAAGAGTTTTGATACCTTTGCGGCATTCGGACCTTATATTGTTTCTACGGACGAAATTGATGTTTCTGACCTGAAGATCTCCTGCAGGGTAAACGGGGGAACCAGACAGGAGTCGAGCACCTCAAACCTTATTTTTGACATTCCTTTTCTTATCGAATTCATCACCGAGATTATGACCCTGGAAGTTGGGGATGTAATTGCTACCGGGACACCTCCTGGAGTTGGAGAACTGCAGAGAGGGGATACCGTAGAAGTCGAGATCCAGGGAATCGGAACACTTAGAAACGAGGTTGTCTGATGCTGCTTGAGCATATTGGAACTGAACTTGACCTTACGGAACGCCACCTGATAGTGCTTAAAAAGGTAATTGAAGAAGGCCCCATAGGAATCCTCAAACTTGCAGAAGTTACCGGGATGCAGAACCACAAGGTGCGTTATTCCCTCAGAGTCCTTGAGCAGGCAAATCTTATCAAGCCTTCAGCTCAGGGAGCTGTACCCGGGGATGCTGTCCCTAAATTCCTGCAGAACTTTGAGCGAGACCTGAGTAAAATCAATGAGAAAGTGTCCCGCCTCCGGGAGATTGAAGCTTCAATCCCGAAGTAAATGCCCTCAAGGTAAATGTCCTTAAGGTAAATGCCCTCAAGGTAAAGGTTCTGATTTTGAAAAGCCTTTTCAAGACACTCGTTTTTACTGTTTGGATTTTTCTATGGAGTCCCGGGCTTCGGTGACTTTTTATAATCCTATTTACATGTTTTTCCGCAATCATCGGATTCGGCTCATTTTATGGATTTCTCCTTTTGGGGTTTATCCTCTGAGTTGGACCTGCGTGATATTTCTATCCCATCCGATCAAGATTTAATTCGTGTTTGATACCGACCAAGATTTAATTCGTGTTTGATACCGACCAAGATTTAATTCGTGTTTGATACCGATCAAGATTTAATTCATGTTTGATAATCCATTTAAGGTTTAATTCATGTTTATTGATTCAATCAAGATTTAATCCTTGTTTATTTCAGGAGAAACTCCTATGACCTTAAGTCCTGAAGATCTTAAAACAATAGAAAAATACGCCCTTCAAAATGCTGTAAAATACGAAAAAGCCCCTCAGTCCAAAGCTGTAATGGGCAAGGTAATGGGGGAGTGTCCCCAGCTGAGGGCCAATCCTGGGGCCGTCTCGACGGCACTTAAATCCATTGTTTCTGAAATCGCTAAAGGAAACCCCGAAGCCTGGAAAACCCGGCTGTCGGAAATTGCCCCCGAGCTAATAGAAGCCCTGAATGTAAAGAAAGAGCCTGAGAAGGGTTTAAAGCCCCTCGAAGGGGCAGAGCCCGGAAAAGTCGTAATGCGTTTTGCTCCGAACCCCAATGGGCCCGGGACCCTGGGCAGTGCAAGGGGTATGGTGGTCAATTCCGAGTACGTAAAGATGTATAAGGGCAAGTTTGTCCTGCGCTTTGACGATACCGATCCTGATATTAAGCGCCCCATGCTTGAAGCTTATGACTGGTACCTGGACGACTTCAAATGGCTCGGGGTCGTGCCTGACCGGGTTGTCTACGCTTCGGACCATTTCCCCATCTATTACGATTATGCAAGAAAGCTGATCGAGATGGGCAAAGCCTATGTCTGTTTCTGTAAAGGGGAAGACTTCAAAAGGTTAAAGGACGCCAAGCAGGCCTGTCCGCACAGGGACACGAGCCCTGAAGAAAACCTCATGCACTGGGAAAAGATGCTTGCCGGGGAATATGAAGACCAGCAGGCAGTGCTCCGGATTAAGACCGATATCGAACATAAGGATCCTGCGCTGAGGGACTGGGGGGCATTCAGGATCAGAAAGATGTCCCACCCCCGCGCTGAAATCGGAAACAAATACGTTGTCTGGCCCCTTCTGGACTTTGCAGGCGCAATCGAAGACCATGAGCTCGGCATGACCCATATCATTCGGGGTAAAGACCTTATAGACAGCGAAAAGCGGCAGGGCTACATCTACAAATACTTCGGCTGGACCTACCCGAAAACAACTCACTGGGGCAGGGTCAAGATCCACGAGTTCGGGAAGTTCAGCACGAGCAGCCTCAGGAAAGCCATTGAAGCCGGAGAATACAGCGGCTGGGATGACCCCAGGCTTCCCACAATAAGGGCAATCCGACGCCGTGGAATACAGGCTGAAGCCCTTAAAAAGTTCATGATCGAAATGGGAGTCGGGATGACTGATGTGAGTATCAGTATGGAGTCCCTTTATGCCGAAAACCGCAAAATCGTGGACCCCGTTGCAAACAGGTACTTCTTTGTCTGGGCTCCTGTAGAACTGGAAATTGCAGGTATGGAGCCTACGGTTGCAAAACTTCCGCTCCACCCGACTGATCATTCCAGAGGTGTAAGGGAAATCGCCGTGGGAAATAAGGTGCTTGTCTGCGCTGAAGACGTTGAAAAGCTGGAACTTGGTTCCGTCATCCGCTTAAAAGATTTCTGCAACATCGAAATCACTTCCCTTTCCCCGCTTCAGGCAAAACACTCTGATGTCTCTCTCGAAGCCCTTAAAAAAGCAAAAGCAAAGATCGTCCACTGGGCTCCAGTTGACGGAATTTCTGTTAAAGTGCGCGGCCCAGAAGGCGATCTTGAAGGAATCGGAGAAAAAGGAATAGTGGGAGAACTTGACAAAATTGTACAGTTTGAACGTTTCGGCTTCTGCAGAATTGATGCCGTAAGCGAAGAAAAAGTTGTGGCGTACTTTGCCCACAAATGATTAAGGGAAAATTTGCTTTCAATAACTAAGGGTAAATTTTATCCACAAATAATTAAGGGAATAAAGAAGGGCAGGAAAAAGACAGAAAGGCTATCCCTTCCGTTTCCTTCTCTTTTTTCGATTTTAAATTAGTTTTATCTTTTCCGTTTCAGGATATAAGCCGCTCCTGTTGCCAGAACCGCAAGTCCCAGGCTAGGCCCGGGGGCTCCGTTTTCTTCTTCGGCCTCGGTTTCGGGAGTTTCCTCCCCTTCACCCGCAGTTTCGTTTACTTCTTCCGTTACCGCTTCAAGAGGGGTTTCAGTCACATTGGCTGCTCCTTCCCTGTCTTCCAGGCCCTGCTCGTAAGCTTCGGCATCCAGTTCGTTTTCGAGGGCTGTGACCGCAGCCGGGACTTTCGGATAAAGCGGGGAGTTGTCGGTCCCACCTCCGCTTACCTCGTATGAGGCATCGCATATCCCATTGCTGTTTTCATCCACGCAGGTCTCACTGTAGCCGGTGCCTTCAAGGTCTGCCCAGAAATTTCCGCCAATATACGGGCCCCGGATAAGGTTACTTTTGGTTGAAAGGGTACTATGCCAGTTATTATCTGAATTTACGGTGTTTTCCTCGACATTTTCGGCGTTTTTGAAGTAGTTATTATAAATGATGTTCTTGCTGCTCTCTTTAAGGGAGATTCCGTACTCGTAGTTGTAAGCGATGAGGTTG containing:
- a CDS encoding dihydroorotate dehydrogenase — encoded protein: MYNLTGLELKNPTILAAGVLGTTGASLCRVAREGGAGAVVTKSIGPAPKTGHSNPSMIKLDCGFLNAMGLPNPSYPGFLQELEFAKNNSAVPVIASIFGGAPSEFAEVAEGLLPAKPDALELNVSCPHAEGYGAAVGSNPCLVEAVTAAVKDVVNVPVWVKLTPNVADITCIGNAAESGGADAVVAINTVKGMAIDIESGYPVLGNRSGGLSGKAVKPVAVKCVYDLYTALEIPVIGVGGVSSWEDAVELMMAGAAAVQVGSAVYDRVDIFSEIGAGIEAFLERKGYSDIQKIIGLSHEMV
- a CDS encoding dihydroorotate dehydrogenase electron transfer subunit, with the translated sequence MLPLNVTITQITEESPLVRTFFFDHRFEDMDPGQFVMVWVRGVDEVPMGLSRNNSITVQKVGEATSKLFELKEGDSFGLRGPFGKGFTLPSRGEKVLLIAGGVGAAPLSPYAEAASAAGAEVHTILGARSAGDLLFEWRFEALGDIYASTDDGSKGVKGFVTDVLKGLDVAAYDRIAVCGPEIMMASVFRLLEERKVLEKAEFSLHRYFKCGIGVCGACCIDLSGLRVCKDGPVFSGIQLLGSELGKYSRDASGRRIKI
- a CDS encoding fumarylacetoacetate hydrolase family protein; this translates as MIGRFRSGDNVFYGEIEDGRVYPNGGVSAGTFELSELRVLPPSFPSKIVCVGLNYKDHADELSMEVPENPILFLKPPSAVIGHGDKIIYPASSSQVDYEAELAVVIGKRCKNISAEKAEDVIAGYSCFNDVTARDLQQKDGQWTRAKSFDTFAAFGPYIVSTDEIDVSDLKISCRVNGGTRQESSTSNLIFDIPFLIEFITEIMTLEVGDVIATGTPPGVGELQRGDTVEVEIQGIGTLRNEVV
- a CDS encoding glutamate--tRNA ligase, which codes for MTLSPEDLKTIEKYALQNAVKYEKAPQSKAVMGKVMGECPQLRANPGAVSTALKSIVSEIAKGNPEAWKTRLSEIAPELIEALNVKKEPEKGLKPLEGAEPGKVVMRFAPNPNGPGTLGSARGMVVNSEYVKMYKGKFVLRFDDTDPDIKRPMLEAYDWYLDDFKWLGVVPDRVVYASDHFPIYYDYARKLIEMGKAYVCFCKGEDFKRLKDAKQACPHRDTSPEENLMHWEKMLAGEYEDQQAVLRIKTDIEHKDPALRDWGAFRIRKMSHPRAEIGNKYVVWPLLDFAGAIEDHELGMTHIIRGKDLIDSEKRQGYIYKYFGWTYPKTTHWGRVKIHEFGKFSTSSLRKAIEAGEYSGWDDPRLPTIRAIRRRGIQAEALKKFMIEMGVGMTDVSISMESLYAENRKIVDPVANRYFFVWAPVELEIAGMEPTVAKLPLHPTDHSRGVREIAVGNKVLVCAEDVEKLELGSVIRLKDFCNIEITSLSPLQAKHSDVSLEALKKAKAKIVHWAPVDGISVKVRGPEGDLEGIGEKGIVGELDKIVQFERFGFCRIDAVSEEKVVAYFAHK
- a CDS encoding NosD domain-containing protein, whose protein sequence is MERIKERHLQALKIVSVAFILAVICTTCTAISAANLNVNPEAEGGYATIQAAVDAANDGDTIFVSQGTYNENLKINKQVRIWSDSRNPENTIVKAADPAESAVEITADRATFSGFGVEDSNKAGILLTGVNNCYINNNLAKNSEYGILLQNAGTNNINGNTMTLNEVGIRLEGSDSNTIQDNLIAYNYEYGISLKESSKNIIYNNYFKNAENVEENTVNSDNNWHSTLSTKSNLIRGPYIGGNFWADLEGTGYSETCVDENSNGICDASYEVSGGGTDNSPLYPKVPAAVTALENELDAEAYEQGLEDREGAANVTETPLEAVTEEVNETAGEGEETPETEAEEENGAPGPSLGLAVLATGAAYILKRKR